The following DNA comes from Occultella kanbiaonis.
CACCTCTGAGATACGCATACTCCACGATAGCCCGTTGTGACGTTGCTCACACAGTCGAGCACCGAAGTCGCCCGGCGACGGGTGCGATCGGGCGTCAGGACGACCCGAAGTGGTCCCAGCCGGAGCCGCCCACCGGCGCAGCCGCGCCGTCGAGCGTGACCCGGGCTCCGCCGTCGGGCATCTGCTCGGAGCTCTCCTCGCCGCCACCGTCGCAGGCGGGGCCGACGATACCGATCCGGCGGAATCCCGGCGGATAGGCCGCACCGGCCGGGAACGTCGCGACGAGGCCGTGGTCCTCTCCGCCGGTCAGCACCCAACCGAGGGCGCTCGCGTCGCAGGCCTGCGCCACCACGTCGAGCTCGTCCAGGGCCGGGCCGAGGTCGCGGGTGCGCAGGTCGATGGACACCCCGGAGGCCAGGGCGATCCGGCCGAGGTCCTTCAGGAGCCCGTCGCTGACGTCCATCATGGCGCTCGCCCCGGCGTCGGCCGCCGCGGGGCCGTCCGTCAGGGGCGGGTCGGGGCGCCGGTACGCGCGCACGAAGGCGGCGTCCTCGGCCGAGCCCTCGCCCGCCGTCGGGCCCTGCGCGCGGAGCAGCTCGAGACCGGCGGCGGAGTGCCCGAGCACCCCGGAGTGCACCACGACGTCCCCGGGCCGGGCGCCCGAGCGCAGCACCGGGGCGCGGCCGGCCAGGTCCCCGTGGACGGTGACGGCCGCGATGATCGCCGGCCCGCCGGACAGGTCGCCGCCGACGACGCCCACGCCGTGTGGGCCGCACGCCTGCGCGAGGCCGTCGGCGAGGTCCAGCACCCAGTCCACCTCGACGTCGTCGGGCAGCACCAGCGAGAGGACGAGGGAGGTCGGCCGGGCACCCATGGCGGCCACGTCGGCGAGGTTCTGCATGGCGGCCCGCCAGCCGACGTCCGCGCCGGTGCTCCAGGCGCGGATGAAGTGGCGCTCCTCGACGAGCACGTCGGTGCTGACCACGAAACGGCCGTCGGCGGCGCGGATCACGGCCGCGTCGTCGCCAGGGCCGAGCAGGGTGTCGGTGCCGGCCGGGAGCCGGGGGACGATCCGGGCGAGCAGCTGCTCCTCGGACAACTCACCCACGCGCATGAAGGCGAGGCTAGCGGGACCACGCCGCTCCGGCCGCATCGGGCTGCTCCGGCCGGGTGCGGGTGGGCGCTCGAACGCGGCTACCGTGAGGGGGTGAGTTCGACCTTCCTCCCACGCAGCGGTTCGGGCCCGCGCCGGACCCGTCGGGGCGCTCGCGGTGCTCGCCGTGCTCGCGCTGCCGGTTCGACGGCGGCCCTGGCGTTGGTCGGTGCCGCGCTCCTCGCGGGGTGCGCCACCCCGGCGAGCGTGGAGCCGGCTCCGAGCGCGAGCGAGCCGGTCTGCGCGGACGTGCTGATCGCCCTCCCGGACACCCTGGCCGGCGCTGACCGTCGGTCCACCACGTCGCAGGCCTCGCGCGCGTGGGGTGACCCGGCCATCACCCTCCGGTGCGGCGTCACGCCGCCCGGGCCGACCACGGACCGTTGCATCACGGCCGAGGCCGCGGACGGTTCGACCGTCGACTGGGTGGTCGCCGAGCTCGCCGATGACGACACCGGCTCCGAGTCGGGCTCGTGGACGTTCACCACCTACGGGCGGACCCCGGCGGTCGAGGTGGTGGTGCCCGTCGAGTACGCGGGTGAGGACGCCACCTCGGTGCTCATCTCGCTCAACGGTGCGATCTCGGTCATCCCGCAGACACGCGCCTGCATCGGATCCGAGGACCTTCTGTAAAGGTCGCTTGACACACTCGCACGATGTGAAGCACACTTGACGTCAAGCACGCTTCACACGTCGCACGTCGGGAGACCCCATGTTCGCTCGCTGGACCCTCACCATCGCCTTCGCGCTCGTCGCCGCGGCCGCCATCGGGGCGGTCGCCTCGGTGTTCAACCCGGAGGCGCCGCTGGTCACTGGGGTGGTCTTCGCCGCGGCGACCCTCGGCCCGGCCGGTGCGCTCGGCTGGTTCCTGTTCGTGAGCCCGAAGACCGTGACGCCGGACCCCAACGCCGAGGACAACGTCGAGAACACCTGGCTGCAGAAGGCTGCCGCCGGCGCGTTCACGGACCTGCTCATCGTGCTCGCGATCGCTCTGACCGTGGTCTCGGTCACCGGCCGCTCCCCGGACGCCGAGATCCTCCTCCTCGGTGCCGTGGTGCTCGCCATGGGCGACGTCGCGATCCGGTACGTCGTCACCGCCCGCCGGGAGCGCTGAGCCGTGCGCAACTCCCTGACCGAGCGCCGCGCCGAACGCGGCTGGTCCCAGGCCGAGCTCGCGGAGCGCCTCGGCGTCTCGCGGCAGACGATCATCTCGATCGAGAAGGGGCGCTTCGACCCCAGCCTGCCGCTCGCGTTCCGGCTCGCCGAAGAGTTCGGCGTCGCGATCGAGGACCTGTTCGATCCCGAGCGCTGACGCCTCTCAACGCAGGCCGGTCGGCCGCTCCAGGGCCAACTCGATCAGCTCGGTGATCAGGTCCGGGTACGCGAGCCCGGAGCGCTGCCACATCATCGGGTACATCGAGAACGGCGTGAACCCGGGCATGGTGTTGATCTCGTTGACGATCAGGTCCCCGGCCGGGGTGTAGAAGAAGTCCACCCGGCCCAGGCCCTCGCAGCCGAGCGCCTCGAACGTCGCGGCAGCCAGTTCGCGGACCTGCTCGCCGACCTCGGTCGGCACGTCCGCGGGCCAGGCCAGCGTCACGCCGTCGGCGTCGAAGTACTTCGCCTCGTAGTCGTAGAAGCCGTGCGAGGTGCCGGTGACCACGATCTCCCCCGGCTGGGTGGTCCGGGGCGGGTCGTCGCCGCGGCCCTCGAGGACCGCGCACTCGAGTTCCCGGCCGTCGATCGCGGCCTCCACGATCACCTTCGGGTCGTGCCGCTGCGCCTCGGCGATCGCGGCCTCGAGCCCGTCGGGGCCGTCCACGCGGGTGATCCCGATGCTCGATCCGGCCCGGGTCGGCTTCACGAAGACCGGCCAGCCGAGCCCGGCCACACGCTCGAGGGCATCGACGCGGTCGACCCGCCACTGCCGGGGCGTGATCACCTCGTAGGGCCCCACCGGGAGGCCGGCGGCGGCGAGCACCACCTTCATGTAGTGCTTGTCCATGCCGGCGGCGGAGGCGAACACCCCGGAGCCCACGTAGGGCAGCCCGGCCAGCTCGAACAGGCCCTGGACCGTGCCGTCCTCACCGAACGGTCCGTGCAGCAGCGGCAGCACCACGTCGACGGCGTTCAGCGCGACCGGGACCTCCCCCGCGTTCGAGACCACCAGGTCGCGCGGCTCGTCACCGAGCGGGATCGAGACGCCGGCGGCCTCCAGTGCGCCGACCTCCGGCACCACGCCCTCGGTGATCGCCCACCGCTGCGGGTCGTCGGCGGCGATCACCCACTGTCCGGCCCGGGTGATCCCGATCGGGACCACGTCGAAGCGCTCCCGGTCGATCGCGGCGAGGACGCCTGCCGCGGTAGCGCAACTGATGGCGTGTTCGTCGCTGCGGCCGCCGAACACGAGGGCGACGCGGACGCGGGGGTTCGGCTCGTTCATCATCGTCGAGGGTACAGGCGGACCGAGGGCCCGACGGCGGAGCGCGCCGTGGTCCGCGAAGCCGGCCCGGTCGGTGGCCGGGTAGGGCAGGGGAGGGCCAGGCCGGACCGGTCCGAGCCGGATCGGTTCGTCCGGGTCCCGAACAGCGACGGACCAGGAACCGGCGAGCGGCCGAGATGGTTCTACGCTGAATCCGTGACCGACGCATCCGCCACCCCGTCCGAGCCCACCGCCCACCCCGAGGGTCTGCACCCCGAGACGGTGGTCGTCTCAGCGGGCCGGCCGCCGCGCACCGAGCAGGCGCCGGTCAACCCGCCCATCGTGCTCTCGTCGACCTACGTCAGCACCGGGGAGCCCGGCCCGGGCGATCTGATCTACGCCCGCTCCGGCACCGAGACCTGGCTGCCGTTCGAGGAGGCCATCGCGAAGCTCGAGGGCGCCGAACTGCCGGGGCTGTTGTTCGGATCCGGGATGGCCGCTGTCACCGCGGCCCTGAGCCTGGTGCCGGTCGGCGGCGAGCTGATCGTCCCCCGGCACGGCTACCACGCCTCTCTGGTGGCCGCACGTGACCTGACCGCGCGCTCCGGGGTGCGGGTCACCGAGGTCGCCATCGAGGACACCGGTGCCGCGGTCGCCGCCGTGCGGGCCGCGGCCCGGCGCCTGTCCGGCGAGGGCACCGGCGCCGCCGTGCCCGCCGGCGCTGCCGGAGGGCGGGGGCCGGTGCTCTGGCTCGAGACGCCGACGAACCCGATGCTCGAGGTCGCGGACCTGCCCGCCCTGGTGGCCGCCACCCACGACGTGGGCGGTCTGGTGCTCGTGGACAACACGTTCGCCACCCCGCTCGGCCAGCAGCCGCTGAGCCACGGCGCGGACGTCGTGGTGCACTCGGTGACGAAGTACCTCTCCGGCCACTCCGACGTGGTCCTCGGCGCAGCCGTCACCGACGACCCGGAACTGCGAACGGCCCTGCTGGACCAGCGCAGCCTCGGCGGTGCGATCGCCGGACCGTTCGAGGCGTGGCTGGCCCTGCGTGGCCTGCGCACCCTGGCGCTGCGGGTCGAACGCTCGCAGGCCACGGCCGCGGACCTCGCCGAGCGCCTGTCCGGGCATCGGCACGTCGTCGCGGTCTCCTACCCCGGCCTGACCACGCACCCCCAGCACGAGCGGGCCACGATCCAGATGAACGGCTACGGCTCGATCCTGACGCTGCGGCCGGTCGGCGGGGCCGCGGGCGCGGATGCGCTCACCCGTGCGGTTCGGCTCTGGGTGCCGGCCACGAGCCTCGGCGGGGTCGAGTCCTCGCTGGAGCGCCGCCGTCGACTCGGCGCCGAGGCGCCCACCGTGCCCGAGGACCTGCTCCGGCTCTCCGTCGGCATCGAACACGCCGACGACCTGTTCGCTGACCTGGAGCAGGCCCTGGCGGTCGCCGCCACGTACGCTGGCTGAGATCACGAACCGGACCCCGGAGGCCACGATGACGAGAAACCGCCACCTGTTGACCCTCGCGGCCGCCGGCGCGGCCCTCGCGCTCCTGGCCGGGTGCAGCTCGGGCCCCGGCGACGACGACCCGACCCCCACCGCCACGACCACGGAAGAGACGCCGTCGGCCACCGGGACGGCCACCGAACCCAGCCCGAGCGAGTCCGGATCGACCGGCACCGGGCACACCGACGACGACATCGCCGACCCGCCGCCGTTCCCGGCCGACGCCACCGAGGACACCGGCGAGGCCTCCGGTGAGCCGGACCTGCTGCTCACCGACGTCCGCGCCGCCGAGCACGACGGCTTCGACCGTGTGGTCCTGGAGTTCGCCGGCACCGGCACCCCCGGGTGGCGCGCGAGCTACACCGACGCCCCGGCCCAGGAGGGCAGTGGCAACCCGATCGACCTCGAGGGCGACGCCGACCTGCAGATCTTCGTGTCCAACACCCGCTACCCGGACGAGGGCGAGACCGGATTCTGGGAGGGCCCGAACCAGTTCGAGACGGAGGGCGAGGAGGTCGAGGAGGTGAACGTGCCGGGCACGTTCGAGGGCGAGACCCAGGCGGTCCTCGGCATCGACAGCGTCGGCGCCCCGTTCCGGGTGTTCGCGCTCACCGACCCGGTCCGCGTGGTCATCGACGTCCAGCACGTCGAGGACTAGAGCCGGCTACTCCGCGAAACCCGCCTGCGGGTCCGGTCGCCAGACGAAGGGCTCCGCGGGCGGGGTCCCGTCCCGGATCGTCGCCAGCAGCGCGGTGATCGCGGCCATGATGCGATCGGTGGCCTCGCGCACGGCCGCTGGGTCCTCGGCACGCCCGGCGAGGTCGCGGAGGTCGACCGGCGGCCCGGCGACCACCTGCACCGGGCGGCGCAGCACCGGCCGGATCATCGACGCGTGCCGGGCCATCACCTGGTGCGCGCCCCACTGCGCGATCGGCACCACGGGCGCCCCGGTGGTCAGGGCCATCCGGGCCACCCCGGTCTTCGCGCGCATCGGCCACAGGTCCGGGTCCCGGGTGAGGGTGCCCTCGGGGAACACCGACACGCACTCCCCCGCGGCGAGCGCCGAGGCAGCCACGGTCAGCGACGCGGCGGCCGAACCAGTGCCGCGGTGGACCGGGATGTATCCGACCGAGCGCAGCAGCGGCCCGAGCAGCGGCACCCGGAACAGGGACGCCTTCGAGAGCACCTTTGGGTAGCAGCCGGCCTTCGTGAGGAAGTCCAGGAGGGTCAGCGGGTCGAAGTTCGTGACGTGGTTCGCGGCGGCGATGAACCCGCCGTCGGGCAGGTGTTCGGTGCCGCGGTGGGTCGGCTTCGTCAGCGCGCGCACCACCGGGCGCGCGATGGCGACCGCGACGCGGTAGGACGTCGGCGCAGGGGGTCGGGGCACGCACCGATCGTAGGGGTTGGCCCGAGGGCCTGCCCGACGGCGCAGCCGGGGTCGCGTAGGTCGCTCGCCGAGCCCGTGACGGGGCGGGCGGGCGCGACTGTCGGCGGTCGGTGGCAGGCTGGTGCGGTGGCGACCGCAGACCGACCCGACGTGCCCGCCGAGTGGCTCGACCGACTGGACCGAATCATGGCGGGGCTTCCCCGCGCGCACCTGGAGTCGGCCTGGGTGGGCATGCGGTGGCGGGTCGGCGGGGCGACCATCGCGCACGTGTTCGGCGGCGAGGACGGCCTGTTCCGGATCACGTTCCGCGCCGAGCCGGAGGAGGTGTTCGCCCTTGAGCACATGGGGCCGCCGTACTTCCGCACGGACTGGGGGCTCAACGTCGTCGGCATGCTGCTCGACGAGGGCACCGACTGGGGCGAGCTCGCCGAGATGCTCACAGATTCCTACCGGATCCAGGCGCCGGCCCGGTTGGCCGATCAGGTCCCGCAGCCCGGTTCGCCGAGTTAGATCCAGCCGCGGGCGCGCGCCAGGCGCGCGGCCTCGTGCCGGTTCCCGACACCCAGTTTGGTGGCGGCGGCGGACAGGTAGTTGCGTACCGTGCCCGGGGAGAGCGACGCGCGGGCGGCGATCTCCTCTACCGGGGCGCCGTCGGCGGCGAGCTCGAGGACGTCTGCCTCGCGGGCGGTCAGTGGGCTCGCACCCGCCGCGATGGCGTCGGCGGCCAGCTCCGGGTCGACGTACCGGCCGCCGTCGTGCACCTGCCGGATCACATCGGCAAGGACCTTCGCGGACACAGTCTTCGGCAGGAAGCCGCGCACGCCCGCCTCGAGCGCCTTCTTCAGGTAGCCGGGGCGGCCATGGCTGGTGACGATGATGCACCGGCACCCGGGCACGTCGACGGCCAGGCGCTGGGCGACCTCGATGCCGTCGAGCCCGGGCATCTGCAGGTCCAGTACGGCCACGTCCGGGGTGAACCGGGCGCCGGCGGCCACGGCCTCGGGTCCGGAGGCAGCCTGCGCGATCACCTCGAGGTCCTCCTCCATGCCCAGCATCATCGCCAGTGCGTCGCGGATGAGGTTCTCGTCGTCTGCGAGGAGCAGCCGGATGCTCACGTGGTCACTCCAGGGGTCGGTTCGGGGGTTACGGCCGACGCGACCGTGCCGGTGTCGAGGGGCACCACGGCCGTCAGTGCGAACTGGGTCTGGTCCCGCTGCACCTCGAGCGTGCCACCGACGGTCGCGAGCCGTTCCCGCAGGCCGTTCAGCCCGGAACCGGTCCGGGCAGCAGCGGCGAGGCGGGCGCCGTCGTTGCTGATGCTCAGGGTCGCGGCACCCGCCGCGGTGCGCAGCTCGATCACGCACCGATGGGCGTCCGCGTGCCGCACCACGTTCGTGACCGCCTCCCGGACCACCCACGCGAGGGCCTCCTGCGCCCGCGGCGGGAGCACCAGGTCCTCCCCCGCGACCAGCACCTCCACTCCCGCCGAGCGCAGGATCTCCCGGGCGCCGGCCAACTCGGTCGGCAGATCCGCGGCGCGGTAGCCGTCCACGACGGCGCGGACCTCCCGGAGTGCGTCCTGGGCGATCCGACGCACCTCGAGCATCTGCTCCGGTGCCCTGTCGTCGCCGCGGCGGGCGAGCTCGGCGGCGAGCTCGCTCTTCACCGCGACCGTGGAGAGGGTACGACCGAACACGTCGTGCAGGTCGCGGGAGAACCGCAGGCGTTCCTCGGCGACGGCCAACCGGGCGTCCACCGCGCGCCGCTGCTCCTGCTCCCAGACCACGCCGATCATCCAGACCGAGACCCGGAACGACAGTGCCGACCCGGCGGCGATGAGCGTCGTGGTGATGACCGGCACGGTCGCCTGAACCGGGCTGCCACCGGCGATCAGGGCAGCCAGGCCCGCGATCACGGGCGCGGCCAGCGTCGCCAGCATCAGTTTCCCGACGGTCAGCAGCGGCGAGAGCGCGAGGATCGCCACCACGGGCGCGATGGCCGCCACGTTCCCGACCACGATCGGCTCGGGGTTGCGCGCTCCCGCCGCCCACGCGAATGAGACGACGACCGCGACGATCGTCGTCACGGTCAGGAACCACAGCTCCCGCCGGGCGCTCACGGCCCGGCCGAGGTAGACCTCGAGGGTGGCGCGGGTGGTCACGATCGCGGCGGCGCAGTGCGCCACCGAGACCAGCGCGAAGGCCAGGGCGCCGGCGCCGGTGTACTCGGTGGCGCCGGTCAGGAGCCCGAGCGCGATCAACGGCTCGCAGGCGAGGATGACGTACAGGGTCCAGCGGTTGTAGGTCTCGAACCGCTGCGGGTTGCTGGCCCGGGACCACCCGGCCAGCCCGGTGGCGCCGGTCGTCGTGGGGGCACCGTTCACGGTCCCCACGCTACCGGCGGTCGTCACGACCGGGCCGCCGGCACGAGTCACCGGCGCGGTTCCCAGCGCATCCACCGGCGGGTCGCGAGGACGCCGAGCGCGGTCCAGGCGATCAGGACGATCAACGGCACCACCGCCTGGCCGAACGAACCCGCGAAGGCGACCTGGCCGCCGTCGGGCGTGACGCCGGTCAGGCCCAGGTTCAGCAGGGTGACCACCGGGAAGAGCGGGGTCAGCTCGGCGAGCGTCTGCGCCGGCTCCGGGAGCAGCGAGAGCGGGAGCGTCAGCCCGCTGAAGAGCATGGTCACCATCAGCACCGGCAAGGTCGTGAGCTGGGCGGCCTCGACGGTCTTGGTGAGGCCGGAACTCGCGTAGGCCAGCCCGGCGAACATGGCGAAGCCGAGGCCGAGGGCGAGGACCACGAGGATCGGGTTGGTCAACGGCGGCACCTCGATGACGCCGGCCGCGGCGGCCAGGCCGAGCACCGCCTGCGCGAGAACGATGATGAGGGCAGGCATGCTCATCGCGACGAGGACCTCGACGCGGCTGGACGTGCCGGAGGTGAGCCGCTTCAGCGTGAGTTCCTCGCGGCGAGCGACCGCGGTGGTGGTGAGGTTGTAGTAGGCCACGAACAGCAGGCCGAACGCGACGAGCGTCGTGAGCAGGGCGCCGCTGAACACGCCGGCGCCGGCGCCGTCGGTGCGGTCACCGATGACGCCCATCAGCAGCAGCACCATCAGGGGGGCGAGGGCGATCGCGTTGAAGAGCGTGGTCTTGTTGCGCCCGAGGAGCGTGACCTCCATCCGGGTCAGGGCCCGGGTCCGGGCGAGCGTGCCGGGGGCGAGGCGGGCACCGGTGGTGGCCGTGGCAGCGGTACTCATGCGGGGACCTCCGAGAGATCGTGGGTGGGACGGCCGCCGGCGGCGATGGTCAGGAACGCCTGCTCGAGCGATGCGGCACGTGCGTCCAGGCCGTCCAGGGCGACGTCCTGGGCCTGTGACCAGTCGAGCAGGATCCGCAGGTCCGCCTGCAGGTTCTGGGTGCGGATCAGGTGCCGCACGCCCCGGGCGGACGCGTCGGCCGAGTCGCGTCCGTGCAGTGGCGGCAGCGGCTGTCCGGTGGCGAGGGTGAAGGAGATGGTGGCCGGGGCGTCCGCGCCGATCTCGGCGGGCGTGCCCTCGGCGACCACGACACCCTCGTGCATGATGGCGATCCGGTCGGCGAGGTCCTCGGCCTCCTCGAGGTAGTGCGTGGTCAGGACCACCGTCACGCCGTCGGCCAGCATGGACCGCACGAGGTCCCACGCGTCCCGGCGGCTCTCCGGATCCAGCCCGGTGGTGGGCTCGTCCAGGAACAGCACCTGTGGCCTGCCCATGATGGCAAGGGCCAGGTCGAGCCGGCGGCGCTCGCCGCCGGACAGGCTCTTGACCGCCACGCCGGCGCGGTGCGCGAGGCCGACGGCCGCGAGCACGTCCTCCGGCGGCATCGGTGCCGGGAGGGTGGCCGCCCAGGTGCGGGCCATCTCGACGACCCGCAGGTCGGACGGGAAGCCCGCCTCCTGCAGCATGATCCCGATGTGCGGGCGCACCTTGGCCCGGGCGGCGTACGGGTCGTGCCCGAGCACGCGCACCCGGCCGTCGGTGGCGGGCGCGATTCCCTCCACGACCTCCATCAGTGACGTCTTGCCGGCGCCGTTCGTGCCGAGCAGGGCGAACAGTTCGCCGCGGCGCACCCGCAGGTCCACGCCCCGAACGGCCTCGAACGCCGCGGCGCCGGGGGTGGAGGGGCGGTACCTGCGCCGCAGCCCGTCGATCGTGATGATGTTGGAGTCCATGGATCCAGACTCCCGCCGGGTCCGGCATCTGCCCAGTGCGGGCCATCACGACCCGAAGGCCCGTACGCACCGCCGGACCATGAGAAATGTCATGAGTGGGGCACCGGCTCCCGGGGGAGGGGAACCGGCGCCCCGCGCGGGCACGGGGGGAAAGTCGCGCCGCGCAGGCCACCCGGGCATCACGTCCCGGGTGACGGTCTCTCGAGGTCGTTGTCCAGGCGACCCCGCGGCACCCTTGGGTGCCTCATGACCTACTCTGCGCGACGGGGCTGGGAGATCCCTGGGAAACCGCTGGCACCCACCTGCCAGTTCATCGGTGGTCCCGGCGGGTGCTAGTCCGTCTCGACCTTCGCGCCGAGCGCCTCGAGCTTGGCGGTGAAGTTCTCGTAGCCACGGTTGATCAGCCCGATCCCCCGCACTCGCGAGGTGCCCTCGGCGGCCAGCGCCGCGATCAGGTGGGAGAAGCCGCCGCGCAGGTCCGGCACCTCGATGTCGGCGGCCCTCAGCGGGGTCGGACCCGAGACCACCGCGGAGTGCAGGAAGTTCCGCTGGCCGAAGCGGCACTGCAGGCTGCCCAGGCACTCGCGGTAGACCTGGATGGTCGCCCCCATCCGGACCAGGGCGTCGGTGAACCCGAACCGCTTCTCGTAGACCGTCTCGTGCACGATCGACAGGCCGGCGGCCTGGGTCAGCGCGACGACGAGGGGCTGCTGCCAGTCGGTCATGAACCCGGGGTGCACATCCGTCTCCAGGACGATCGAGTTCAGGTCGGTGCCGGGGTGGCGGAACCGGATCCCGCCATCGTCGATGTCGAACGCGCCGCCGACCTTCCGGAACGTGTTCAGGAACGTCATCATGTCGGCCTGCCGGGCGCCGCGCACGTACACGTCGCCGCGGGTGGCGAGGGCTGCCGAGGCCCACGAGGCCGCCTCGATCCGGTCCGGCAGCGCAGTGTGGGTGAACCCGCCGAGGCGGTCCACCCCCTCCACCCGGATGGTCCGGTCGGTGTCCACCGAGATGATGGCACCCATCCGCTGCAGCACGGCGATCAGGTCCATGATCTCGGGCTCGATGGCGGCGTTGCGAAGCTCGGTCAGGCCTTGGGCCCGGACCGCGGTGAGCAGCAGTTGCTCGGTGGCGCCGACACTCGGGTACGGGAGTTCGACCTTGGTGCCGTGCAGCCCGCGCGGGGCGGTGATCAGGATGCCGGTGTCCAGCTTGTCCACCTGGGCGCCGAACTGGCGCAGGATGCCCAAGTGGTAGTCGATCGGCCGGTCCCCGATCCGGCAGCCGCCGAGGTCGGGGATGAACGCCTCACCGAGGCGGTGCACGAGCGGACCGCAGAGCAGGATCGGGATCCGGCTGGAACCGGCGTGGGTGTCGATGTCCGCCTTGTGCGCAGACTCGACATTGCGCGGGTCGAGGCGGATCACGCCGCCCTGGACGTCGCGCTCGACGATCACCCCATGCAGCTTGAGCAGACCGCTGACGACGTTGACGTCACTGATGTCCGGGATGTTGCGCAGCTCGCTCGGTTCCTCACCCAGCAGTGCCGCGACCATCGCCTTGGAGACGAAGTTCTTCGCCCCACGGACCGTGATCTCGCCGGACAGCGGCGACCCGCCATGCACCCGAAGCTGATTCATCCACTCATCCTCACGTCGGAACCCCCGACCTCACTCCCACCGTGCGGTGGGCAACCGATCAAGGGTACGACGTGTGCTCGGGTGCGCCCGGCAACCGCGCGCGAACGCGCTCGACCCGCACCCGCGGCGGCGGTGCCGTCCGGGCCGGGGTCAGGTGGGTGGCACCAGGCCCGCGCGGTGCGCGAGGATCGCGGCCTGTACCCGGTTCTCCACACCGAGCTTCACCAGGATCGCGCTGACGTACCCCTTGACGGTCCCCTCCGTGAGGTGCAGTTCGCGCCCCACCTGGGCGTTCGAGGAGCCGGCCGCGAGGAGCGCCAGCACGTCGCTCTCGCGCTCGGTGAGCACCGCCAGCCGGGCCCGGTCGTCGGCCGCGGCCGGTGCGCCTGCGATCCGGAGCCGGTCGATCACCCGCCGGGCCACGCGCGGCGAGAGGTACGCGGCGCCGTCGGCGACGGCGTGCACCGCGGTCACCAGTTCGCGCGGGTCGGAGGCCTTGA
Coding sequences within:
- a CDS encoding ABC transporter permease; this encodes MSTAATATTGARLAPGTLARTRALTRMEVTLLGRNKTTLFNAIALAPLMVLLLMGVIGDRTDGAGAGVFSGALLTTLVAFGLLFVAYYNLTTTAVARREELTLKRLTSGTSSRVEVLVAMSMPALIIVLAQAVLGLAAAAGVIEVPPLTNPILVVLALGLGFAMFAGLAYASSGLTKTVEAAQLTTLPVLMVTMLFSGLTLPLSLLPEPAQTLAELTPLFPVVTLLNLGLTGVTPDGGQVAFAGSFGQAVVPLIVLIAWTALGVLATRRWMRWEPRR
- a CDS encoding ABC transporter ATP-binding protein; translation: MDSNIITIDGLRRRYRPSTPGAAAFEAVRGVDLRVRRGELFALLGTNGAGKTSLMEVVEGIAPATDGRVRVLGHDPYAARAKVRPHIGIMLQEAGFPSDLRVVEMARTWAATLPAPMPPEDVLAAVGLAHRAGVAVKSLSGGERRRLDLALAIMGRPQVLFLDEPTTGLDPESRRDAWDLVRSMLADGVTVVLTTHYLEEAEDLADRIAIMHEGVVVAEGTPAEIGADAPATISFTLATGQPLPPLHGRDSADASARGVRHLIRTQNLQADLRILLDWSQAQDVALDGLDARAASLEQAFLTIAAGGRPTHDLSEVPA
- the murA gene encoding UDP-N-acetylglucosamine 1-carboxyvinyltransferase, producing MNQLRVHGGSPLSGEITVRGAKNFVSKAMVAALLGEEPSELRNIPDISDVNVVSGLLKLHGVIVERDVQGGVIRLDPRNVESAHKADIDTHAGSSRIPILLCGPLVHRLGEAFIPDLGGCRIGDRPIDYHLGILRQFGAQVDKLDTGILITAPRGLHGTKVELPYPSVGATEQLLLTAVRAQGLTELRNAAIEPEIMDLIAVLQRMGAIISVDTDRTIRVEGVDRLGGFTHTALPDRIEAASWASAALATRGDVYVRGARQADMMTFLNTFRKVGGAFDIDDGGIRFRHPGTDLNSIVLETDVHPGFMTDWQQPLVVALTQAAGLSIVHETVYEKRFGFTDALVRMGATIQVYRECLGSLQCRFGQRNFLHSAVVSGPTPLRAADIEVPDLRGGFSHLIAALAAEGTSRVRGIGLINRGYENFTAKLEALGAKVETD
- a CDS encoding response regulator yields the protein MTGIDPGGTAADRAVRVLIVDDEAMIRAGIRAVLASDPTIEVVDEAADGRAGVDLTRRRRPDVVLMDIRMPLLDGLMACREIVGLGQGARVVMLTTFGEDSYIAEALEGGASGFLLKASDPRELVTAVHAVADGAAYLSPRVARRVIDRLRIAGAPAAADDRARLAVLTERESDVLALLAAGSSNAQVGRELHLTEGTVKGYVSAILVKLGVENRVQAAILAHRAGLVPPT